In Denticeps clupeoides chromosome 1, fDenClu1.1, whole genome shotgun sequence, a single window of DNA contains:
- the LOC114788191 gene encoding guanine nucleotide-binding protein G(I)/G(S)/G(O) subunit gamma-2, whose protein sequence is MATNNTASIAQARKLVEQLKMEANIDRIKVSKAAADLMLYCEAHAKEDPLLSPVPASENPFREKKFFCTIL, encoded by the exons ATGGCGACCAACAACACAGCCAGCATCGCCCAGGCCCGCAAGCTGGTGGAGCAGCTGAAGATGGAGGCCAACATCGACAGGATAAAA GTGTCGAAAGCCGCAGCGGACCTGATGTTGTACTGCGAAGCCCATGCCAAGGAGGATCCCCTCCTCTCCCCAGTACCCGCCTCGGAGAACCCCTTCAGGGAGAAGAAGTTCTTCTGCACCATCCTCTAA